The following is a genomic window from Planctomycetia bacterium.
GGACGTGACGTAGGTGTCGTTGTTGAGGAAGACGAGAAACTCGCCCGTGGCCTGGCTGGCTCCCTGATTGTTTCCGGCGGCGAACCCGACATTCGTCTGATTGAGGGTGAGTCGCACGTAAGGACGATCCCTGGCGAAGTCCTCCAGGAACTTCGGCGTGCCGTCCGTGGAGGCGTTATCGATCAGGATCAGTTCCCAGTTCGGATACCTGGTGAATCGCTCCAGACTGGCCAGACACCTTTGGGTGAATTCAAGCTGATTGAAGGTCAGCACGATCACGCTCACCTTGGGGAAGAGGGTGTCCAATGCTTCGGAGAGAACTTCGCCGCGTTTCGCCCAAGTGTTTTCACGGGCGAAGGCACGCCGCGCTTCGACGCGCGCGGGCGCGTTATCGGTCAACGCCTTGCGCAAACCGGCGACGAACGCCTCGGCGGTCGCCGCGGTTTCGATGACATCCTTCATCAGAACCAGCTCCGGCAGCTCGACGGATACGACAGGCTTGCCGGCGCTGAGGTACTCATAGACCTTGACCGGGTTTGTTGCGAGGGTCAGCTCGTTGACCTGGAAGGGAATCATGCAGACGTCAAAACCGTGGAGGTAGCCGGGCAACTCGGTGTAGGGAACCTCTCCGAACAGCCTGACATTGGGAAGCCCCTGAATCGGGGATAGATTCGCACCGTAGGTCGATCCTACGAGGACGAAGTCGCACTCCGGCATCTGCCTGGCCGCCTGGGCCACGAGCTCCGCGTCAAACCATTCAGAAATGGCGCCGTAATAGCCGATCACCGGGCGGGTCTTCTCGAACGCGAGCTTGGCGGGCGGGGTGCAGAAGTGATCGTATTGGCCTGCGTTGCGGACGAGCAGCGGATTCGCCGAGGAAGCTTTCACCATATCGAACAATTTCGCCGATGAGGCGACGACCAGATCCGCGGAGCTGAGCAGGCGGACCTCCTGGCTGAGGACATTGCTGTTGTTATTGGAGAAGCCGGCGTGGTGATCCATGCAGTCGTAAACGACGCGATGGTTGGTCAATCGCCTGCAGACCGGGGCCCAGAATGGATGATCCACCACGCTGACCGCGGCGCCGATGGAGAAGCGGGTTCGAAGCAGCTCGATGCCGCCTACCACGCTATCGAGCTGCGCAGGGTCGAGCGACTCGCTGTAGATGACCGGCGGCTTACCGGAACAAGGCAGCGAAACCGTGAACACATTCGGCGCCACCAGGCGTACGACAGGCTCGTAGGCCTCGCTGGATGAAAACGTCGTTCGGAAGTAATAGACACGATGGCCGCGCTCGGCGAACTGGAGGGCCAGTTGCTGCGGACGCTGGTGGCGAAACTCCCAGTCGATCACCGGGAAGACGAAGACGTCGTAGGGCTTCGGCCCGCCGCCGGCCATATCCGGCTCGGCTTCCACGATGGTTGCGGAATGGATGGCGTCCAGATGGCGCCGCCACTCAAGGTAGCGCAGGTAGCGTCCGGATTGGGGCTGAAGCCGCCCCAATACCTTGTAGAAGATCGCCTTACACTGCTCCTGTGCGCGCCGGGGAAGGAGGGATGAAAAGGACCGAGCCAGGGCCCATGCGAAATCGATGAATGAGTAGACGGGGTTGCGACGGCGCGCCTCCAACTGGCGCATCTGCTCCCGATAAATCGCCTCGCTATGCGCCGCGCGCTGGGCGAGCAGTTGGAGATCGGCGGATCTTGAGGCCAACTGGACCGCGCGATCGCGATCCTGGCGGACCTGCGTCAGTTCGTCTCGGACGAGGACCATCTCGGCTCTTTCACGACGAATTGCTACGCGCTCCGGCTCGATCTCGGCAAGCTGCCGGTCCGCGGCGAGGCGCAGGGCCAGCGAATCGGCGATGGCCGCCGTGAACTCGGACTGCGAGAAGGTTTCCTGAAACGAGCTGAGCGACCACGATGCTGAAGCGATTCGGTCGTCCTTCTGAACGGAGCCGAGGGCGGCGACCAGGTATCCCCGCTGGACCTGGGAAACCACCCTGGAGCGGTGCACGGCGAGAATCTGGCTCTTCAATGCCGGATCGATGCCGGTCATGTTTTCGATCATGCCCTCGGTCCAGCTTTCGCCGAGGAAGGCGTGTCCGAGGAACTTGAGTCCGGCTGCTTCGAAGGCCGCGGAGAGATCCGCCATCGGCACCTCCTTGCCGAAGGGCCAGTCGGCCTTGCTGGCGCGCTGAATTCGCCAGAGCCAATACCAGTAGCACAGACGATTGGGGACCATGGCCAGAACGAATCGTCCGCTGCGTTGCGCCATGGCTCGAATGAAGGCAACCTGCTCATCAAAGGTATAGTGTTCGAGCACGCCGGCGTTGAAGACGAGGTCGTACTCACCGTTTGCGGGGGCGAAGACGTCGCCCTGAACGAAGTCGGCTCTGAGATGCTCGCGGTCGAAGAGGCGCTTGGCGTAGTTGAGCGCCTCCTGGGAGAAATCGAGCAGGCTTACCCGATGAACACCTGAACGGGCAATCGCCAGGCTTTGCCAGCCGCCGCCGCATCCCGCCTCGAGAACGCTGCCGCCCGAGGGCAGCAGCTCGGTGATCATTCCGGCGAAAGCGTCATTGAATTGCCGGGTCGCGGCATCTTCATCGACCAGCGGCAACGACGCGTAGTAGCTGTCCCACTTCGCCTGTTCGAGCTCGATATCCGATTGATCGGGAGCGGCTTGTCCAACCTTCTGTCGTGTCTCCGGCACCATCGTGTTCTCTGTCATCTTTGTGGGTTCCATTGCTCACCGAACGCACGGCAATGATCGAGCACCACTATGCGAGGGACGACTCGGTGGACGGGCACGAGGAAAGCTCAGGTACGCAGCCTGATGATTTTTATCCTACAAGCCCGGCTACAGGCTGGCAAGAAACCGGGGGTGCCGGATCGCGTCAAATGCGGCGTTGCGAGTGGGCACCGCCGGACGTTGCGGAATCGCCCCGCCGCGCATAGAAGTTGACGCGCATGCTGCTTCGGCTCGCCTTGTACTTTGCGCTTGCCCTGGCCTTCCAGTGTGAGACGGCGATTGTCACCCCGCGCGCCGATTCCGCGGCGTGGCTCTTCATGGCCCAGCGACAGCAGTCGGGCGAGATGCCGGGTAGAGACCTGTGGGATAACAAGCTCCCGCCGATCTACCTCGTCGGCCGTGCGGCGGTGGCGACGGGGCATCCGCAGATCTTTCTGTGGTTGCTTGAGGCGGCGCTGACCGCTGCCGGGGCCGTGGCGATTGCGCGAGTGGTTGATCAATCAAAGGCGAACCTCAAGCAATCAACTCGTCCGGGCACAATTGCCGGTGCGATTCTTTGCGTGGCCTCGGGGGCGGTTTCCTACCACGCCGGTGGTTACATGACCGAGACCTATGCCATGCCGCTGGCTGCGATCGCCGCATGGTGCACTCTCCATACACTCGAACCGAGGAGATCGTATTTCTTCAGCGTGCTGTCCGGCGCACTGTGGACACTGGCCGTTTCGTTTCGGCTGCCCTTGGGCCTCGCCGCGGTCGGGGTCGCGGGTTTTTCGATCATCCCCTCCGTGGATCACAGCCGGCGCCTGTTTCGGGTTGGGTGCCACACCATCGGCATTGCCGCCGGCTTGCTCGTCGTCTTTGCGCACCCGATCATTGCCGGATACCTTCCGGCGTGCATTGACGCCGCTCTACTCTGGCCACTCGGCATCGGGCACGTTAGAACACCCGGCCCTTTGGCGCCTGGGACGGCCGACCGGCTGGGGGACTGGGCTCAGGATATGTTCAAGCTGGGCTGGCTTCACGCCGCGGCGGTCGCGGGGCTGGTCATGGGATGGCGCGGAGGCGGGCGAACCTCCCAGGTCGGCGCGATCTGGTATCTCGCCGCGCTGCTCTCGGCCGCATGGGGCTGGGCGAGCTATGCGCACTATCAGTACGTCGCTCTCGCCCCGGCGTGCCTGGCCATCGGGCTTTTGATCATCGAATTGAGGCCTTCGCCTGGCCGATTCATGGCTCGGGCATTGATCGCAGTCACGGTCGCGATCGTCGGCTTTCAGGTCGTGCGTGAGACGGCGGGAAATCGTTTCGCGCAGGAGGACGCCGACAAACGGGCGGCGTATGAGTACGCACGGTCGCAACCTTTGCGCGGGGATGCTGTGTTTATTTGGGCATGGGGCAGAAACGCCGACATCCTTTATAAGCTTAATCGCCCAACCGGCGTGCGGCACTTCATGGCCCATGCGTATCTCGATATGGACGTGACGCTTTTTGACGAGTTTGTGACGGAGTTCATCCATGCGCCGCCCGCATGGATCCTTGAGGACACGCGTCGGAAGAAGCCGTCGCTCAGCGGGACGGCTGACTCGTTGATTGAGTCACGCGTCCCGTCTTTGAGGACGCTACGAGAGTTCGTGGCGACGGGGTATACACGCGTTGCCGCTTTCGGGTCGTGGTCAATTCATCGGCTGAATCGACAAGCGGCAGACGTGCCCGCGACACAATCGACTCGGCCGTGATAACATCCTCGTTCGATGGCTCAATCGGCAAACGCCCACACCCTTGCTGCGATCGACCAACTCAAGTCCACCCTGCGGGGCGAGGTGCGCGATGACCGGCTCGCGCGGGCGCTCTATTCGACCGATGCCAGCATCTATGAAATCGTTCCGGACGCGGTTGTCTTTCCGGCGTCGGTTGAGGACGTGCAACACGCCGTGCGCATTTGCAGTGAGCATCGTGTGCCGATCACGCCGCGCGGGGCGGGGACGGGTCTTGCCGGGGGGGCGGTTAATCGGGGGGTGCAGCTCGATTGCTCTCGCCATCTGAATCGCATCCTTGAGATTGATCCGGCACGGCGGACCGCGATGGTCGAACCGGGGGTGGTACTCGATGAGCTTAATGCCGCGCTGCGGCCGCACGGTCTGCAGTTCGCGCCGGACGTGGCGACGAGCAGTCGAGCCACGATCGGTGGAATGATCGCCAACAATTCCTGCGGCGCGCACTCGGTCATGTATGGCCGGACGGTGGATCATGTTCGCGGATTGGATGTCGTACTCTCTGACGGCTCGCGGCAACGCTGGGGGCAGTTCGATGTTGCGGCCGATGCTCCGCGAAACGAACTGGCCGCGCAGTGCGAGGCGGCGCTCTTGCGGGTTTGCGAGAACGAGCGTGAAGAAATCGCCGCGCGATTCCCGAAGGTGATGCGGCGAAACGGCGGATACGCCCTTGACCGGCTTTGCACCGCGAACGGGCGGATCAATCCCGAGTCGATCATCTGCGGCAGCGAGGGGACGCTGGTGATTGTCGTTGGCGCGGTATTGAATCTTGTGCCGCTGGCCCGGCATCGCGGGATCGTCGTCGCTCACTTCGCCGAACTGCTTGACGCCCTCGCCGCAACGCCCGTTGCACTGGAGCACGGCCCCGCCGCGGTCGAGCTGCTCGACAAGCTGATCCTCGACGCCGCGAGGGAGAACCCGGTAATGCGACGGCGGCCGTGGCTGATCGAGGGGGACCCGCGCGGGATTCTTGTCATTGAGCTTTACGACGACGATGCCGAACGGCTGGCAACGCGGCTTCATGCGTTGGCGGGAGATTTCAAGTCCCGCGGATTGGGATATGCCTGGCCGGTTCTGGCGGACACGGCCCTTCAGGATGAAGTCTGGTACGTTCGCAAGAGCGGGCTGGGACTGCTGATGTCCAAGCCGGGCGATCGCCAGACGTATGACTTCGTCGAGGACACGGCGGTCGATCCGGGTCGGCTGCGCGATTACATCGCGCGATTCATGACGGTGCTGTCCGAGGAGGGCGTGACGGAGGCGAGCTATTACGCCCACGCCAGCGTCGGCTGCCTGCACGTCAAGCCGGTGCTGAATCTCAAGAGCGCGGGCGACATCGCACGAATGCATCGCATTGCCGACCGAATCAGCTCGCTGGCGCTGGAGTTCGGCGGCACGATGACCGGCGAGCACGGCGACGGCATTTTACGTTCGTGCTGGCTGGAGAAGATGTACGGTCCGCGGATCGTGAAGGCTTTTCGCGCCGTGAAGGCGGCGTTTGATCCGCACAACATTCTGAACCCCGGCAAGATCGTTGATCCGCTGCCGATGCTGGAAAACTTTCGATACGGGCCCGCGTACCGGGCGGAGAATCCGCTGACGGTTCTCGATTTCTCCGCGCATGGCGGCATGTCGGGCCTTGCCGAGATGTGCAGCGGCGTCGGTCAGTGTCGCCAGAGGCTCGTCGGCGTGATGTGTCCGTCGTACATGGCCACCGGTGATGAGCAGCACACGACCCGCGCCCGGGCCAATGCCCTGCGGCTGGCACTTTCCAATCGCGACATACTCGACGGGCTGGCGGATCCGGCGCTTGACGAGGTGATGGACCTTTGCCTGTCGTGCAAGGCGTGCAAGACGGAGTGCCCAACCGGCGTGGACATGGCGCGACTCAAGTCGGAGTGGCAGCATCATCGTCATGAGAGGTCCGGCGCGCCGCTGGGCAGCCGGCTTGTGGCCCGCGCGGCGGACTTTGCTGCGTGGGGCTATCGCTTCGCGGGCATGGCGAACAAACTCGGCGAGACTCGATTTGTGCGCGATCTTGTCGAGGCGGTCGCCGGTTTTGACGCACGCATTCGTCCGCCGAAGTTTGCGCGGGAGTCGTTTCGTGACTGGTTCGCGCGGCACTCGCATCGCAGGACGCAAAGGCCCGGAGCGCGGCGCGTCGCGTATTTCGTGGATACGTGGACGAACTACTTCATGCCGCAGGTGGGCATCGCGGCCGTGCGGATCCTCGAACATCTGGACTGCGAAGTGGTAGTCCCGCCGACGGTGTGCTGCGGCAGGCCTGCGATCAGCAAGGGAATGCTCCTTCATGCGAAGAAACTCGCCGAGCGGAACGTCGCCGTGCTTTCGCCGCTTGTCGAGCAGAACATTCCAATTGTCGGCACGGAGCCGAGCTGCATTCTGACGTTTATGGATGAGGCGCCGCAACTGGTCCGCGGATCGAAGGCGGATCGACTCGGCGCCGGCGCGATGATGCTTGAGACGTTTCTTGCCCGGGAATACGCGGATCGACTGAAGGGATTTGGAATGGGCAGCCCGATTCTTTATCACGGTCACTGCCACCAGAAGGCGCTGGTGGGAACCGGTGACGTCGTGACCGTTCTAAAGGCGGTGTGCGGCGCGGGCGCGACGGAGCTGAATACCGGGTGTTGCGGGATGGCGGGCTCATTTGGACACGAGAAGGATCACTACGAAGTGGCCCGGGCAGTCGGCGAACAGCGGCTTTTTCCGGCGGTCAGAAACCGCGGCCACGCGGAGATTGCCGTGTCGGGCTTTTCATGCCGCGAGCAAATCTCTCACCACACCGATGCACGTCCGCGACACGTGATCGAGGTCATCGCCGACAGAATGCTGAACGGTTAGATGCCGAACCGATTCTTCGTCCGGCCGGCTGGCGAGAACTCGCCAAAGAGGCGGAGTCGTTTGCCGTCAGATGACCTTTACTTCTTCGCGCAGAATGCGGACCAGTTCCTTGGCCATGTCGGCGGGTTCGCCGGTCAGCTTGCGGCCCGGCGGTCGCGGAGGCGGGGGAGAGAACTCGCCCATCCAGGTGCCGACGGCTTCCTTGGAGAAGTCCGCGGGCGACAGGCCCAGGGCGGCCAGGTTTTTAGTGTCGATGGGCCGCTTCTTCGCCTTCATGAGTCCCGGGAGCGAAGGATATCGCGGCTCGCAGAGGCCCTTGTCCACGGTGAGGAGCGCGGGAAGCTTTACAGTCACGACCTCCTCTGCGCCTTCGATGCGGCGACGAACGGTGCACGACTTGAAATCGGCAGCCCACTCAATTGCGATGACGGCGCCGACGTGGGGCCAGCCGAGACTCTCGGCCAGGGCCGGGCCGACCTGCCCGCTGTCATAGTCGATGGCATGCTTGCCGGCGATGATGACCTCAAATCCGCCGTCCTTGATCGCCGCGGCGATGACCCGGGCGGTCGCCAATTCGTCGATGCCGTTGAGCGCGTCGTCGCAAACGTGGATGGCATGATCGACGCCCATGGCGAAGGCCGTCCGCAGGACGTCCGCGTGGGCCGCCGGGCCGACGGTCAGGGCGGTGATTTCGGCGCTTGCCCCCGCGTTCTTTTCCTTGAACTGAAGCGACGCCTCGACCGCGAACTCGCAGAACGGGTTCATCACGAACTTGACGCCGGCGGTCTCAATGCCGCTGCCGTCCGACTTGACCTTGATGGCCGTCGTCGATTCGGGAACACACTTTACGAGCGTCAATATCTTCATGAGTCACCTGCGAATGAGTGAATGACTTAGCTCTACCTATACGCGCTGAGCCTGCTTCGCGCGCGGCTTCGGCACGTGGGCCAATATGGCGTCGGCCAGATCGGAAATACCCTGACCGTGACTGGCGACGGTTTGAACGATGGGGCGCCCCGTGCCCAGAGTTTCGCGCACCTGCGCGTCGAGGACACCCGCCCCCGGAAGATCGGCCTTGTTGATTACGAAAATGTCTGCCACTTCGGTAATGCCGGCCTTTTCAAGCTGCAAATCGTCGCCCGTGCCGGGGATCATCAGCAGCACCAGCGGATTCGCCAGTTGATAGACGGAGACGTCGTTCTGACCCGCGCCGACCGTCTCGACAAAGATCACGTCCACCTTCGAGGCGCTGATGGCCTTCACCATGCCTGCCGTAGTCGGGGCGAGGCCGCCGAGCTGGCCGCGACTGGCGGCAGATCGGAGAAACACACCGGCATCGCCGGCGTTCAGTGTCATTCGGGCGCGATCGCCGAGCAGGGCCCCACCGGTGAGCGGGCTCGCCGGATCGACCGCCACTACCGCGACCTGCTTATCGCGCTGGCGGAACTCCTTGAGCAATCGACCGATCAGCGTGCTCTTGCCGGCGCCCGGCGGGCCGGTCATTCCGACAATCAGTGCGCCGTCCGGCACGTCGGCAAAGCGGCGCGCAACATCGTCGGGCTTTGCGTCGTTTTCGATCCAGGTGAGCAATCGGCCCAGGGCCACGCGATCGCCGCCGCGCGCCGCCGAGATCCACTTATCGACAGCGCCGCTCGCCGTGAGCTTGGCACGCGCTGCGCGGGCCTGCGATGCGATGCCTTCGATGACCGAGACAATCGAATCCATCGACGCCTCGGTCTCCAGGACGGCCGCACAGCCGGCATCCTTCATGACCTGCACGTCGTCGGGCGGAATGATCCCGCCGATGACAACCGGCAGATCGGATCGACCGCGGGCCTTTAATTCTTCAATGATCATGGGAACGAGAGTCAGATGGGCGGCACTGTGGAAGCTCACGCCGAGAACGTCAACGTCCTCTTCGATCGCCGCCTTCGCCGCGCCGGCGGGCGTCTGCCACAGGCCGGTATAGATGACCTCCATCCCGGAATCACGCAGGCCGCGCGCCAACACCTTGACCCCGCGGTCGTGTCCATCAAGACCCACTTTGGTCAAGAGCATCCTCTTCGGCAACGTCTGCATGGCAAACCTGGTGTTGAAATCGAGTCATGAACCGTCGGAATGAGCCACGTAATTTCGCCGTGTTCGCCGACTCGCGGCTATTCTGATGGAGATTGCGGTGAATCGCAAGCTGCGGGGTCCACGAGGCGTTCGCAACGTCTATCGTGCGCCGACCGTGGGGCGGCCCGATACGCCCCGCTCCCGGGGAACAGGCGGATGGGTGCGGAGCACGTCCTCGCACAATGCGCGCAGCGGCTCGGCCACACTCCACGCCTGCCAGGGGCAACCGCCGGGCGTGTGCGGATAATCCGCGTCGGCGACTTCGCTCACGCCGCCGATTCCCGCCTCACCGATGTGCGAGAGGAGGCCGTTGAGAAACGTTTTTGCCGTCTCGAGTGCCGCGGGCGAGTCACTCGACGCCTTGACGAAGGCTGATACGAAAGGTCCGAGCAGCCAGGGCCAGACCGTGCCCTGATGATACGCGGCGTCGCGCGCGTGCACGTCGCCCGCGTAATGTGGACAGTAACCCGGGGAGCCGGGGGCCAGCGTGCGGAGACCGACGGGCGTCAGCAACTTCTCGCGGCAAATGTCCACGACCGCCTTCCATCGCGACGCATCGAGAATCGGATAGGCCAAGCTGATCGCCATGAGTTGATTGGGACGAATGGCGCCGTCCACTTCGCCGGCGCGACCTTCCACGTCGACGACGTCGAAGAGACAGCCCGTCTGGTCGTTCCAGAATCTTGAATTGAAGGATGCCTTCGCCCGCTGGGCGAGTTCTTCCCACTGCCGTGCGCGATCCATCTTGCCCAGTCGCGTGGCGAACGATGCGCCGAACTGCAATGCGTTGTACCACAGGGCGTTGATCTCGACGGGCTTGCCGATGCGCGGGGTGACTGCGTAGTCCGGCAGCTTGGCGTCCATCCAGGTCAATGCGTATCCCTGCTCACCGGCGGCGAGCAGTCCGTCTTCGCAACAGTGAATGCCGTGCCGCGTACCCTTTTCATGCGCGTCAATGATCTGGGCGACGACATCGAACAGGCTGTCCGCGAGGAGGCTCCAGTCGCCGGTGTAGGCCAGGTAGCGCCCGATCGAATGGATGTACCAGAGCGTGGCGTCCGCGGTGTTGTACGCCGGGGCCTCGCCCCAGTCAGGGAAGCGATTCGGGATCATGCCGCCGTCGACGTACTTGGCGAATGTCTCGATGATTCGCCGCGCTTCGGCATGTCGGCCGGTCACGAGGCACAGACCGGGCAGCGAGATGAAAGTGTCGCGGCCCCAATCTCCAAACCAGGGAAAGCCCGCCATGATGGTTTTGTAGGTGCCGTCTCGCGTCGCGAGGTAGTCCCCGCTGGATCGCAACAAGGCCTCGAGCAGCGGGTCGGCCTCCACGTCGGCGGGAAGCTGAACCTTAGTGCGGGCGGCGGCCTCGACGAATGCCGATTCGTGCGCCCGCCAGGTCTTCTGCTCGGTTGATGCGGCGAAGATCAGTGAATCTGCGCCGCCGGGCTCGAGCGTCTGGGTGATCACGCCGGGCATGAATAGGTCCTGCGCCGAGTCGTAGCCGCGCGCGGCGGAGGTGGGCAGCACAAAGTGGTAATACCAGTCGGCGCGCGAGCGGAACGTACCGCTGTGCGACAGGTACCACGTCGGGCGATCCTTTGCCCAAGAGAACGCGAGCATGTCGCCGCGATCCTCGACGGTCGGCGGTCCCATCTCCTGATAGTTGGTGAGCACGTGAAAATGCCGGCTGGTGCAGAGCGGCCGCACCGAGAACTGGACCGGACGATTGCCCTCGACGACCCGATAGCGGACGAACGTCGTGTCCTCACCGTAGCCCATGCACAGGGTCTGCTCGATGACCGCCGAACCGGCACGCCATCGCCACGTCGGATAGGGCAGGGTGGTGAACGATTCGAGCAGCCGGTAGCCCTGTGGGTGGACGGCCTCGTAGTAATGATTCGTGCCAAGCTCGTAAGTGAGCCCGTCGACGAGGACCGTGGCGTCCAGCTTGGCGAGCACGACGAACCGCTCGACCGGCGGATTGACGGCGGCGACGAGCAGCCCGTGATATCGACGGGTGAGCATCTGATTGATGGAGGCCATGGCGAAACCGCCGCGGCCGTTAGTCACCAGCCATTCAAGCGTGCGCCCCTCTTCCAGATTGTTGCATCGTGGTGGGGAAACGCGGTACATGTCGCCGTTCAATTGGACCTCCTTCAATCGCACCCGCGAGGACGGTCATCCCCAGCGCCGACCCATCGCCCCCCCGATGACTCTCGATTCATCGCGGATTTCCAGAGAGCATGACGGCGTCAGCTTGCTCTGGAGCTTGTCGAACTCATTAAACCGTAACCCGCGAGCGTACGAATCGCAACCAAACCGACTCCGGGAGCACGGCATTGGTACCGCCATTGCTGCCTCTCAAGTTCACCTAATGCACGGTTGCCGGTTGACTTGCGGTCGATACGAGCGACGTCATGCCCGGACGGCTGGGCCCGGCGCGCTTGAGCGCCCCGACCAACATTTCTGCCGTGATGAGCTCGGGGAGGATTTCGGGCTTCTCAGTATCGAAGGGCCGGTACACGACAAAAACCGGAACGCCGCCGCGCTCGAAGCGCTTCAGGTCCTCGGTGATCTCCGGCACCGGCAGGGTGTAGTCCGCGGTGTAGGGAATGATGTCGAGTTCCTTCATCGCGGCGATGACTTCCGGGCGCTCGATGGCGGTCTTGAGCA
Proteins encoded in this region:
- a CDS encoding glycogen debranching enzyme N-terminal domain-containing protein, coding for MNGDMYRVSPPRCNNLEEGRTLEWLVTNGRGGFAMASINQMLTRRYHGLLVAAVNPPVERFVVLAKLDATVLVDGLTYELGTNHYYEAVHPQGYRLLESFTTLPYPTWRWRAGSAVIEQTLCMGYGEDTTFVRYRVVEGNRPVQFSVRPLCTSRHFHVLTNYQEMGPPTVEDRGDMLAFSWAKDRPTWYLSHSGTFRSRADWYYHFVLPTSAARGYDSAQDLFMPGVITQTLEPGGADSLIFAASTEQKTWRAHESAFVEAAARTKVQLPADVEADPLLEALLRSSGDYLATRDGTYKTIMAGFPWFGDWGRDTFISLPGLCLVTGRHAEARRIIETFAKYVDGGMIPNRFPDWGEAPAYNTADATLWYIHSIGRYLAYTGDWSLLADSLFDVVAQIIDAHEKGTRHGIHCCEDGLLAAGEQGYALTWMDAKLPDYAVTPRIGKPVEINALWYNALQFGASFATRLGKMDRARQWEELAQRAKASFNSRFWNDQTGCLFDVVDVEGRAGEVDGAIRPNQLMAISLAYPILDASRWKAVVDICREKLLTPVGLRTLAPGSPGYCPHYAGDVHARDAAYHQGTVWPWLLGPFVSAFVKASSDSPAALETAKTFLNGLLSHIGEAGIGGVSEVADADYPHTPGGCPWQAWSVAEPLRALCEDVLRTHPPVPRERGVSGRPTVGAR
- a CDS encoding electron transfer flavoprotein subunit beta/FixA family protein — translated: MKILTLVKCVPESTTAIKVKSDGSGIETAGVKFVMNPFCEFAVEASLQFKEKNAGASAEITALTVGPAAHADVLRTAFAMGVDHAIHVCDDALNGIDELATARVIAAAIKDGGFEVIIAGKHAIDYDSGQVGPALAESLGWPHVGAVIAIEWAADFKSCTVRRRIEGAEEVVTVKLPALLTVDKGLCEPRYPSLPGLMKAKKRPIDTKNLAALGLSPADFSKEAVGTWMGEFSPPPPRPPGRKLTGEPADMAKELVRILREEVKVI
- a CDS encoding glycosyltransferase: MTENTMVPETRQKVGQAAPDQSDIELEQAKWDSYYASLPLVDEDAATRQFNDAFAGMITELLPSGGSVLEAGCGGGWQSLAIARSGVHRVSLLDFSQEALNYAKRLFDREHLRADFVQGDVFAPANGEYDLVFNAGVLEHYTFDEQVAFIRAMAQRSGRFVLAMVPNRLCYWYWLWRIQRASKADWPFGKEVPMADLSAAFEAAGLKFLGHAFLGESWTEGMIENMTGIDPALKSQILAVHRSRVVSQVQRGYLVAALGSVQKDDRIASASWSLSSFQETFSQSEFTAAIADSLALRLAADRQLAEIEPERVAIRRERAEMVLVRDELTQVRQDRDRAVQLASRSADLQLLAQRAAHSEAIYREQMRQLEARRRNPVYSFIDFAWALARSFSSLLPRRAQEQCKAIFYKVLGRLQPQSGRYLRYLEWRRHLDAIHSATIVEAEPDMAGGGPKPYDVFVFPVIDWEFRHQRPQQLALQFAERGHRVYYFRTTFSSSEAYEPVVRLVAPNVFTVSLPCSGKPPVIYSESLDPAQLDSVVGGIELLRTRFSIGAAVSVVDHPFWAPVCRRLTNHRVVYDCMDHHAGFSNNNSNVLSQEVRLLSSADLVVASSAKLFDMVKASSANPLLVRNAGQYDHFCTPPAKLAFEKTRPVIGYYGAISEWFDAELVAQAARQMPECDFVLVGSTYGANLSPIQGLPNVRLFGEVPYTELPGYLHGFDVCMIPFQVNELTLATNPVKVYEYLSAGKPVVSVELPELVLMKDVIETAATAEAFVAGLRKALTDNAPARVEARRAFARENTWAKRGEVLSEALDTLFPKVSVIVLTFNQLEFTQRCLASLERFTRYPNWELILIDNASTDGTPKFLEDFARDRPYVRLTLNQTNVGFAAGNNQGASQATGEFLVFLNNDTYVTSGWLADLLVHFAAEPNLGLLNPVTNNIGNEAKIDLEYTTMAEMAVAAKAYTSKYTKLRLALAGAAFFCVMLRKRVWEDIGELDEKYGMGFFEDDDYSMRARKKGYTLACAEDVFVHHHLSASFNTMADARRKELFERNKRYFESKWGTWQPHKYRK
- a CDS encoding FAD-binding protein, whose product is MAQSANAHTLAAIDQLKSTLRGEVRDDRLARALYSTDASIYEIVPDAVVFPASVEDVQHAVRICSEHRVPITPRGAGTGLAGGAVNRGVQLDCSRHLNRILEIDPARRTAMVEPGVVLDELNAALRPHGLQFAPDVATSSRATIGGMIANNSCGAHSVMYGRTVDHVRGLDVVLSDGSRQRWGQFDVAADAPRNELAAQCEAALLRVCENEREEIAARFPKVMRRNGGYALDRLCTANGRINPESIICGSEGTLVIVVGAVLNLVPLARHRGIVVAHFAELLDALAATPVALEHGPAAVELLDKLILDAARENPVMRRRPWLIEGDPRGILVIELYDDDAERLATRLHALAGDFKSRGLGYAWPVLADTALQDEVWYVRKSGLGLLMSKPGDRQTYDFVEDTAVDPGRLRDYIARFMTVLSEEGVTEASYYAHASVGCLHVKPVLNLKSAGDIARMHRIADRISSLALEFGGTMTGEHGDGILRSCWLEKMYGPRIVKAFRAVKAAFDPHNILNPGKIVDPLPMLENFRYGPAYRAENPLTVLDFSAHGGMSGLAEMCSGVGQCRQRLVGVMCPSYMATGDEQHTTRARANALRLALSNRDILDGLADPALDEVMDLCLSCKACKTECPTGVDMARLKSEWQHHRHERSGAPLGSRLVARAADFAAWGYRFAGMANKLGETRFVRDLVEAVAGFDARIRPPKFARESFRDWFARHSHRRTQRPGARRVAYFVDTWTNYFMPQVGIAAVRILEHLDCEVVVPPTVCCGRPAISKGMLLHAKKLAERNVAVLSPLVEQNIPIVGTEPSCILTFMDEAPQLVRGSKADRLGAGAMMLETFLAREYADRLKGFGMGSPILYHGHCHQKALVGTGDVVTVLKAVCGAGATELNTGCCGMAGSFGHEKDHYEVARAVGEQRLFPAVRNRGHAEIAVSGFSCREQISHHTDARPRHVIEVIADRMLNG
- a CDS encoding cobalamin B12-binding domain-containing protein, coding for MQTLPKRMLLTKVGLDGHDRGVKVLARGLRDSGMEVIYTGLWQTPAGAAKAAIEEDVDVLGVSFHSAAHLTLVPMIIEELKARGRSDLPVVIGGIIPPDDVQVMKDAGCAAVLETEASMDSIVSVIEGIASQARAARAKLTASGAVDKWISAARGGDRVALGRLLTWIENDAKPDDVARRFADVPDGALIVGMTGPPGAGKSTLIGRLLKEFRQRDKQVAVVAVDPASPLTGGALLGDRARMTLNAGDAGVFLRSAASRGQLGGLAPTTAGMVKAISASKVDVIFVETVGAGQNDVSVYQLANPLVLLMIPGTGDDLQLEKAGITEVADIFVINKADLPGAGVLDAQVRETLGTGRPIVQTVASHGQGISDLADAILAHVPKPRAKQAQRV